The following coding sequences are from one Sesamum indicum cultivar Zhongzhi No. 13 linkage group LG11, S_indicum_v1.0, whole genome shotgun sequence window:
- the LOC105173654 gene encoding phospholipid:diacylglycerol acyltransferase 1 isoform X2 codes for MAIMRRRKGGGGKRSENPEHQSDENKEKKGKESEENSKSGSANLNVNLNLNLHSGSVAKKSRKKWSCVDGCCWFIGCICSMWWFLLFLYNAMPPSFPQYVTEAITGPLPDPPGVKLAKDGLKAKHPVVFVPGIVTGGLELWEGHACAEGLFRKRLWGGTFGEVYKRPLCWVEHMSLDNETGLDPPGIKIRPVSGLVAADYFAPGYFVWAVLIANLARIGYEDKNMYMAAYDWRLSFQNTEVRDQTLSRIKSNIELMVATSGGKKVVVVPHSMGVLYFLHFMKWVEAPKPMGGGGGPNWCAEHIKAVMNIGGPFLGVPKAVSGLFSAEAKDIAIARAIAPGVLDRDVFGFQTLQHVMRMTRTWDSTMSMIPKGGDTIWGGLDWSPEEGHACSSKKNSNDQIAGYNRTEDLANSGGVKYGRIISFGKDVADLRSSDIGSVDFRGAFKGNNLANITCRDVWTEYHDMGIGGIKAVADYKVYTAGSILDLLHFVAPKMMKRGGAHFSYGIADDLSDKKLPNAPDMEIFSMYGVGIPTERAYVYKFSPAAECFIPFQIDTSVDGADDNHCLQGGVYSVDGDETVPVLSAGFMSAKGWRGKTRFNPSGIRTFLREYNHAPPTTLLEGRGTQSGAHVDIMGNFALIEDIIRVAAGATGEEIGGDKVHSDIFKWSERIKLRL; via the exons ATGGCGATCATGAGGCGTAGAAAAGGCGGGGGAGGGAAGAGGTCTGAGAATCCAGAGCACCAATCGGATGAGAATAAGGAGAAAAAGGGCAAGGAATCGGAGGAGAATTCAAAATCGGGTTCCGCGAATTTGAATGTTAATTTGAATCTTAATTTGCACTCGGGTTCGGTGGCGAAGAAATCAAGGAAGAAATGGAGCTGTGTGGATGGTTGTTGCTGGTTTATTGGATGCATATGCTCGATGTGGTGGTTTTTGCTGTTCCTTTACAACGCAATGCCACCGTCCTTTCCGCAGTACGTGACGGAGGCGATTACTGGCCCACTGCCGGATCCGCCGGGAGTGAAGTTAGCCAAGGATGGGTTGAAAGCGAAGCATCCAGTGGTTTTTGTTCCTGGGATAGTGACCGGGGGGCTTGAGTTGTGGGAAGGGCACGCTTGTGCTGAGGGGTTGTTCAGAAAGAGACTCTGGGGTGGTACCTTTGGTGAAGTCTATAAAAG ACCCTTGTGCTGGGTTGAGCACATGTCACTGGATAATGAAACCGGATTGGATCCTCCTGGTATAAAGATCAGGCCTGTTTCTGGCCTTGTAGCAGCTGATTACTTCGCTCCAGGTTATTTTGTTTGGGCAGTTTTAATAGCCAACTTGGCTCGTATTGGATATGAGgacaaaaatatgtatatggCAGCATACGATTGGAGGCTCTCATTCCAAAATACTGAG GTTCGAGACCAAACTCTCAGCAGGATAAAAAGTAACATAGAGCTCATGGTTGCTACGAGTGGCGGTAAAAAGGTGGTGGTTGTTCCACATTCAATGGGTGTTCTGTATTTCTTGCATTTCATGAAGTGGGTGGAGGCACCTAAACCAATGGGTGGTGGGGGTGGACCAAATTGGTGTGCTGAGCATATAAAGGCTGTAATGAACATTGGTGGACCTTTCCTGGGTGTTCCTAAAGCAGTTTCAGGATTGTTCTCTGCTGAAGCCAAAGATATAGCAATTGCGAG GGCCATTGCACCAGGTGTTTTGGATAGGGATGTATTTGGGTTTCAAACTCTACAGCATGTGATGCGCATGACTCGTACTTGGGACTCAACAATGTCAATGATACCAAAGGGTGGGGACACTATCTGGGGTGGACTTGATTGGTCGCCAGAAGAAGGTCATGCGTGTAGTTCAAAGAAGAACAGCAATGATCAGATAGCAGGCTATAACAGGACAGAGGATTTGGCTAATTCTGGTGGGGTGAAGTATGGAAGAATTATATCATTTGGAAAAGATGTGGCTGATTTACGTTCATCAGACATTGGGAGTGTTGATTTTAGG GGTGCTTTCAAGGGAAACAATCTGGCAAACATAACCTGCCGTGATGTATGGACAGAGTACCATGATATGGGCATTGGTGGAATCAAAGCAGTAGCTGATTATAAAGTCTACACAGCTGGTTCGATCTTGGATCTGCTTCATTTTGTTGCACCAAAAATGATGAAGCGTGGCGGTGCCCATTTTTCATATGGAATTGCTGATGATCTGAGTGACAAAAA ATTACCAAACGCACCAGACATGGAAATCTTTTCAATGTATGGAGTAGGGATCCCTACTGAAAGAGCATATGTATATAAGTTCAGTCCTGCTGCAGAGTGCTTTATTCCTTTCCAGATTGACACCTCAGTTGATGGTGCAGATGACAACCATTGTCTGCAAGGAGGAGTATATTCGGTTGATGGAGATGAAACCGTCCCAGTTCTAAGTGCTGGATTTATGTCTGCCAAAGGTTGGCGAGGAAAGACTAGATTCAATCCATCCGGAATACGTACCTTCTTAAGAGAGTACAATCATGCCCCTCCTACAACTCTTTTAGAGGGCAGGGGAACCCAAAGTGGTGCTCATGTTGATATAATGGGAAACTTTGCTCTAATTGAAGATATCATTAGAGTTGCAGCAGGTGCCACCGGAGAAGAGATAGGAGGAGATAAAGTGCACTCTGATATTTTCAAATGGTCAGAAAGGATTAAATTAAGACTTTAG
- the LOC105173654 gene encoding phospholipid:diacylglycerol acyltransferase 1 isoform X1 yields the protein MAIMRRRKGGGGKRSENPEHQSDENKEKKGKESEENSKSGSANLNVNLNLNLHSGSVAKKSRKKWSCVDGCCWFIGCICSMWWFLLFLYNAMPPSFPQYVTEAITGPLPDPPGVKLAKDGLKAKHPVVFVPGIVTGGLELWEGHACAEGLFRKRLWGGTFGEVYKRPLCWVEHMSLDNETGLDPPGIKIRPVSGLVAADYFAPGYFVWAVLIANLARIGYEDKNMYMAAYDWRLSFQNTEVRDQTLSRIKSNIELMVATSGGKKVVVVPHSMGVLYFLHFMKWVEAPKPMGGGGGPNWCAEHIKAVMNIGGPFLGVPKAVSGLFSAEAKDIAIARAIAPGVLDRDVFGFQTLQHVMRMTRTWDSTMSMIPKGGDTIWGGLDWSPEEGHACSSKKNSNDQIAGYNRTEDLANSGGVKYGRIISFGKDVADLRSSDIGSVDFRGAFKGNNLANITCRDVWTEYHDMGIGGIKAVADYKVYTAGSILDLLHFVAPKMMKRGGAHFSYGIADDLSDKKYEHFKYWSNPLETTLPNAPDMEIFSMYGVGIPTERAYVYKFSPAAECFIPFQIDTSVDGADDNHCLQGGVYSVDGDETVPVLSAGFMSAKGWRGKTRFNPSGIRTFLREYNHAPPTTLLEGRGTQSGAHVDIMGNFALIEDIIRVAAGATGEEIGGDKVHSDIFKWSERIKLRL from the exons ATGGCGATCATGAGGCGTAGAAAAGGCGGGGGAGGGAAGAGGTCTGAGAATCCAGAGCACCAATCGGATGAGAATAAGGAGAAAAAGGGCAAGGAATCGGAGGAGAATTCAAAATCGGGTTCCGCGAATTTGAATGTTAATTTGAATCTTAATTTGCACTCGGGTTCGGTGGCGAAGAAATCAAGGAAGAAATGGAGCTGTGTGGATGGTTGTTGCTGGTTTATTGGATGCATATGCTCGATGTGGTGGTTTTTGCTGTTCCTTTACAACGCAATGCCACCGTCCTTTCCGCAGTACGTGACGGAGGCGATTACTGGCCCACTGCCGGATCCGCCGGGAGTGAAGTTAGCCAAGGATGGGTTGAAAGCGAAGCATCCAGTGGTTTTTGTTCCTGGGATAGTGACCGGGGGGCTTGAGTTGTGGGAAGGGCACGCTTGTGCTGAGGGGTTGTTCAGAAAGAGACTCTGGGGTGGTACCTTTGGTGAAGTCTATAAAAG ACCCTTGTGCTGGGTTGAGCACATGTCACTGGATAATGAAACCGGATTGGATCCTCCTGGTATAAAGATCAGGCCTGTTTCTGGCCTTGTAGCAGCTGATTACTTCGCTCCAGGTTATTTTGTTTGGGCAGTTTTAATAGCCAACTTGGCTCGTATTGGATATGAGgacaaaaatatgtatatggCAGCATACGATTGGAGGCTCTCATTCCAAAATACTGAG GTTCGAGACCAAACTCTCAGCAGGATAAAAAGTAACATAGAGCTCATGGTTGCTACGAGTGGCGGTAAAAAGGTGGTGGTTGTTCCACATTCAATGGGTGTTCTGTATTTCTTGCATTTCATGAAGTGGGTGGAGGCACCTAAACCAATGGGTGGTGGGGGTGGACCAAATTGGTGTGCTGAGCATATAAAGGCTGTAATGAACATTGGTGGACCTTTCCTGGGTGTTCCTAAAGCAGTTTCAGGATTGTTCTCTGCTGAAGCCAAAGATATAGCAATTGCGAG GGCCATTGCACCAGGTGTTTTGGATAGGGATGTATTTGGGTTTCAAACTCTACAGCATGTGATGCGCATGACTCGTACTTGGGACTCAACAATGTCAATGATACCAAAGGGTGGGGACACTATCTGGGGTGGACTTGATTGGTCGCCAGAAGAAGGTCATGCGTGTAGTTCAAAGAAGAACAGCAATGATCAGATAGCAGGCTATAACAGGACAGAGGATTTGGCTAATTCTGGTGGGGTGAAGTATGGAAGAATTATATCATTTGGAAAAGATGTGGCTGATTTACGTTCATCAGACATTGGGAGTGTTGATTTTAGG GGTGCTTTCAAGGGAAACAATCTGGCAAACATAACCTGCCGTGATGTATGGACAGAGTACCATGATATGGGCATTGGTGGAATCAAAGCAGTAGCTGATTATAAAGTCTACACAGCTGGTTCGATCTTGGATCTGCTTCATTTTGTTGCACCAAAAATGATGAAGCGTGGCGGTGCCCATTTTTCATATGGAATTGCTGATGATCTGAGTGACAAAAAGTATGAACATTTCAAATACTGGTCAAATCCCCTTGAAACAAC ATTACCAAACGCACCAGACATGGAAATCTTTTCAATGTATGGAGTAGGGATCCCTACTGAAAGAGCATATGTATATAAGTTCAGTCCTGCTGCAGAGTGCTTTATTCCTTTCCAGATTGACACCTCAGTTGATGGTGCAGATGACAACCATTGTCTGCAAGGAGGAGTATATTCGGTTGATGGAGATGAAACCGTCCCAGTTCTAAGTGCTGGATTTATGTCTGCCAAAGGTTGGCGAGGAAAGACTAGATTCAATCCATCCGGAATACGTACCTTCTTAAGAGAGTACAATCATGCCCCTCCTACAACTCTTTTAGAGGGCAGGGGAACCCAAAGTGGTGCTCATGTTGATATAATGGGAAACTTTGCTCTAATTGAAGATATCATTAGAGTTGCAGCAGGTGCCACCGGAGAAGAGATAGGAGGAGATAAAGTGCACTCTGATATTTTCAAATGGTCAGAAAGGATTAAATTAAGACTTTAG